The following coding sequences lie in one Desmodus rotundus isolate HL8 chromosome 1, HLdesRot8A.1, whole genome shotgun sequence genomic window:
- the CAPSL gene encoding calcyphosin-like protein isoform X2, with the protein MAGTARHDREMAMQAKKKLTTATDPIERLRLQCLARGSAGIKGLGRVFRIMDDNNNRSLDFKEFVKGLNDYAVVMEKEEAEELFRRFDKDGNGTIDFNEFLLTLRPPMSRARKEVIMQAFRKLDKTGDGVITIEDLREVYNAKHHPKYQNGEWTEEQVFRKFLDNFDSPYDKDGLVTPEEFMNYYAGVSASIDTDVYFIVMMRTAWKL; encoded by the exons ATGGCGGGCACAGCACGCCATGACCGAGAGATGGCGATGCAGGCCAAAAAGAAGCTCACCACGGCCACCGACCCCATCGAAAGACTCCGGCTGCAGTGCCTGGCCAGGGGCTCTGCAGGCATCAAAGGGCTTGGCAG AGTGTTCCGAATCATGGATGACAATAATAACCGAAGTCTTGATTTCAAAGAATTCGTGAAAGGGTTAAACGATTATGCTGTGGTCatggagaaggaagaggcagaagaGCTTTTCCGGAGGTTTGATAAGGATGGAAATGGAACCATTGACTTCAATGAATTCCTGCTCACATTAAGG CCTCCAATGTCCAGAGCCAGAAAAGAGGTAATTATGCAAGCTTTTAGAAAGTTAGACAAGACCGGAGATGGTGTCATAACAATCGAAGATCTCCGTGAGGTGTACAACGCAAAACACCATCCCAAGTACCAGAACGGAGAATGGACTGAGGAGCAAGTATTCAGGAAATTTCTGGATAACTTTGACTCGCCCTATGACAAAGACGGACTG GTGACCCCCGAGGAGTTTATGAACTACTATGCGGGGGTGAGCGCGTCCATCGACACGGATGTGTATTTCATCGTCATGATGAGGACCGCCTGGAAGCTCTAA
- the CAPSL gene encoding calcyphosin-like protein isoform X4 has protein sequence MAGTARHDREMAMQAKKKLTTATDPIERLRLQCLARGSAGIKGLGRVFRIMDDNNNRSLDFKEFVKGLNDYAVVMEKEEAEELFRRFDKDGNGTIDFNEFLLTLRPPMSRARKEVIMQAFRKLDKTGDGVITIEDLREVYNAKHHPKYQNGEWTEEQVFRKFLDNFDSPYDKDGLKKGSVGQ, from the exons ATGGCGGGCACAGCACGCCATGACCGAGAGATGGCGATGCAGGCCAAAAAGAAGCTCACCACGGCCACCGACCCCATCGAAAGACTCCGGCTGCAGTGCCTGGCCAGGGGCTCTGCAGGCATCAAAGGGCTTGGCAG AGTGTTCCGAATCATGGATGACAATAATAACCGAAGTCTTGATTTCAAAGAATTCGTGAAAGGGTTAAACGATTATGCTGTGGTCatggagaaggaagaggcagaagaGCTTTTCCGGAGGTTTGATAAGGATGGAAATGGAACCATTGACTTCAATGAATTCCTGCTCACATTAAGG CCTCCAATGTCCAGAGCCAGAAAAGAGGTAATTATGCAAGCTTTTAGAAAGTTAGACAAGACCGGAGATGGTGTCATAACAATCGAAGATCTCCGTGAGGTGTACAACGCAAAACACCATCCCAAGTACCAGAACGGAGAATGGACTGAGGAGCAAGTATTCAGGAAATTTCTGGATAACTTTGACTCGCCCTATGACAAAGACGGACTG aaaaaaggGTCAGTGGGTCAATGA